Genomic window (Pseudomonas sp. L5B5):
TTTCGCGATGCGGCCTACAGCCAGAGCCTGGGCATCGGCCAGAGCGTGGCGGTGGCCTACAGCGATGCCAATAACATCAGCCTGCCGATCTACGGACAGGTGCAGTTGCCGGGCAACCAGCCTGGGGGGACATACAGCGACGTGCTGCAGGTGCAGCTGTCGTGGTGATGGGGCGATTCAACGACCGGCCGGCAGGCGGACAAGGAGTGGCAGGATGCGTTTATCTGTAGGGGGCCTGCGGGTCTGGATTTACCTGATGATGGCGGGGGTGTGCAGCAGCGTGCCCGGGGCCTGGGCCGCCAGTTCGGTGCTGATCTGGCCCATCGATCCGGTGCTGGAGGCCGACCAGCAAGCCAGCGCGCTGTGGCTGGAAAACCGCGGCAGCGAGACGGCCAACCTGCAGATCCGGGTATTTGCCTGGAGCCAGAGCGGTTATGTCGACCAGTACCAGAATCAGCGTGATGTGATCGGCAGTCCGCCGGTGGCGAAGATCGAACCCGGGCAAAAGCAGCTGGTACGCCTGACCCGCACCCGGGAGATTCCGCCGGGGCAGGAGTTGGCGTACCGCATCATCATCGACGAGATTCCTTCCGCCACCCCTGCGACCTCCGGCGGGGAGGACAAGAGCGTGGCCGCCATCCGCTTCCAGATGCGTTATTCGGTGCCGCTGTTCGCCTATGGCGCAGGGTTGTGGAGCAAGGAGGACACCACACGCCCCCGCGACCCCAAGAGTATCGGCGTGCCGGACCTGAGCTGGCGCAAGGTGGCGGCGGACGGCAAGACCTTCGTCGAGTTGCGCAACCAGGGGGCCGTGCATGCCCGGCTCACCGATGTCGCGTTCAAGCAGGGCGGACAGACCCGGCCACTGGCGCCGGGCCTGCTGGGTTATGTACTGCCCGGGGCCGTGATGCGCTGGCCGGTGGCCGAGTCGCTGGCGGCCGAGTCGAGCCTGCTGTTGCGGGTCAATGGGGCGCCGCAGGTCCAGGACCTGGCGCCTTCGCGCTGAGCCACATTCGGATCAGCACCGCCTGAAGGAGGGCGGTGGGGGGAAGTACGGGCGGACGAGGGCGAAGGAGTGTCCGTCCAGGGATGGAGATGTCCATAGATGGACTTGAACCCGCCATGAGCCAGGAACCGGCTCGTCGTTCCCGGCGCTTGCAAGGCGCGCTGGTCGGCCTGTGGGGCTTGCTGCTCGGCGCCGGCCTGCAGGCCGGCGAGCTGCCACCGCCGCCCAGCAGCCTGGAGGCGGTGGCTGACGCCCAGCTGTACCTGGAATTGGTGATCAACCAGATGAACACCGGCAAGGTGGTGGCGGTGCAGCAGCGTGCGGGACGCTTGGCCGTGGCCGCCCAGGCCCTTGAGGAAAATGGTATCAAGTTGCCGACCGGGCAGGCCGGCGAGGTGGACCTGGACGGCGTCCCGGGCTTGCACAGCCAGTACGACAGCCAGGGCCAGCGGCTGCTGCTGGAAGTCCCGTCGGACTGGCTGCCGGAGCAGTTCATCGGCAGCCGCCAGGCCTATCCACGCACTCCCGCCCTGAGCAGCTTCGGTGCGCTGCTCAACTATGACCTGTACCTCAACGACACCGATGACGGGGGCACCTACCTGGCGGCGGGGAACGAGCTGCGGCTGTTCGACACCTGGGGCACGCTGTCCAGCAGCGGGCAATACCGGCGGACAATTTCCGGCAGCCAGGGCGCCTCCCTGAACAATGGCTACCGGCGCTACGACACCACCTGGCGTTTCTCGGACGACGAGCGCCTGCTGACCTACGAAGCCGGCGACCTGGTCAGTGGCGCCTTGCCCTGGAGCAGCTCGGTGCGCCTGGGCGGGGTCCAGCTGTCCCGGGACTTCGCCGTGCGCCCGGACCTGGTGACCTATCCCTTGCCCCAGTTCGCCGGGCAAGCCGCGGTGCCCAGCTCGGTGGACTTGTTCATCAACGGCTACAAATCCAGCAGCGCCGAGCTGCAGCCCGGCCCCTACACCCTGACCAACATCCCCTTCATCAACGGCGCCGGCGAAGCGGTGGTGGTCACCACCGACGCCCTGGGGCGGCAGGTCTCCACCACGGTGCCGTTCTATGTCACCAGCAGCCTGTTGCAACAGGGCCTGACGGACTTCTCGGTGGCCGCTGGCACCTTGCGCCGCGACTACACGCTGCGCGACTTCGGCTACGGTCCCGGCGTGACTTCCGCCAGCTTGCGCCATGGCCTCAATGACAGCCTGACCCTGGAAAGCCATGCCGAGGCCTCGCAGTCCCTGGCCCTGGGCGGGCTTGGTGGCAACCTGCGGCTGGGGCAGTTCGGCGTGCTCAATACCGCGTTCAGCCAGAGCCGCTTCGATGGCAATGGCGGCCAGCAATTGAGCGTCGGCTACCAGTACAGTAGCCAGCGCTACAGCTTGTCCTACCAGCGTGTGCAGCGTCGCGACCAATATGCCGACCTGACCGTGGTGGACAGCCCCTACACCAGCCTCAGCCGGCGCAGCGAACAGCTGACCCTGAGCCTCAACCTGGAGCGCTTCGGCAGCCTGGGGGCCGGCTACTTCGACGTGCGCGCCGCGGATTCGACTCGCACCCGGCTGTTGAACCTGACCTGGAGCAAGCCGCTGTGGCGCAGCAGCAGCTTCTACCTCTCGGCCAACCGGGAGATCGGCGACAGCCAGTGGGCGATGCAGGCGCAGCTGGTGGTGCCCTTCGATCTGCATGGCAGCCTGAGCCTGAGCAACGAGCGCAGCAAGGCCGGGGAAAATCGCCAGCGGGTCAATTTCAGCCGGTCGGTGCCGCTGGAGGGCGGGCTGGGCTACAACCTGGGTTACGCCACCGGTGATGGCCCGGATTACCGCCAGGCCGATGTCACCTGGCGCCTGCAGTCGGTGCGCCTGCAAGCCGGGGTCTACGGCACGAGCGAGGCCGAGACGCGCTGGGCCGACGCCAGTGGTTCACTGGTGTGGATGGACCACCAGGTGTTCGCTGCCAACCGGATCGACGACGCCTTCGTGGTGGTCAGCACCGCAGGCTACAAGGACATTCCGGTGCGCTATGAAAACCAGCTGGTGGGCCAGACCGACAAGAACGGCCATCTGCTGGTGCCCTGGAGCAGCGCCTACTACCGCGGCAAGTACGAGATCGATCCGCTGAACCTGCCGGCCAACGTGCAGAGCCCGAATGTGGAGCAGCGGGTGGCGGTGCGTCGTGGCAGCGGTTACCTGCTGGAGTTCCCGCTGACCCGGGTGATTGCCGCGAGCATTGTCCTGGTGGACGCCCAGCAGCGCGAACTGCCCCTGGGCAGCACCGTCACCCACCAACAGAGTGGGGCGCGGGCAGTGGTGGGCTGGGACGGGCTGGTGTACCTGGAGAACCTCTCGGCCCACAACAGCCTGGCGGTGAGCCTGGCCGATGGCAGCCGTTGCCAGGCGCAATTCGATATCGACCTGCAACAACAGCAGATACCGCTGGTGGGCCCGCTGGTGTGTCAGTAGCCGAGTGAGCGGTAGCTAAAGGAGAGCGACGCATGAATGGACTCAAGGCCCGCCGGGGCATGACATGGGGGCAGCGACTGCTGGGGCTGCTGGCGTGCCTGCTGGCCTCGTCGGCCCAGGCCCTGTGCTCGACCGTCAGCACCACGCCAGCGGGGTTCGGCACGGTCAGCTCGATCCTGGTGCGCACTACGTCGCAGCCGGCGTCCACCACCAATGCCGGGCTCAGGTGCACCGGTTCGCTGTTGTCGCTGCTGGCCACCAACGACCATTTCTACGCCACCATCACCTCCTCGACCAGCGGCCTGGTCGGGCCTACCGGCGACATCATCAACTACACCCTGTATGCCAACAACAGCACCAGCTACCCCATTGCCCGGGGCGTCGCCTTCGATTTCGCGCGCAACTCGATCATCGACCTGCTGGGGTTGCTGGGCAGCCCCACGGTGGCCAAGACGGTGCCCATCTACCTGGGGACGCTCACCGGCAGCAACGTCGCGGCCGGGGTCTACACCGAGAACCTGAGCATCCTCTGGAGCTGGAACTATTGCTCCGGGATCGCTGCCTTGGGTATCTGCCTGGGCCGGGATATCGGCAGCGGCACCCAGAGCCTCACCGTGACCCTGACGGTCGCCAACGATTGCGTGATCACCGCGCCGAACATCAGCTTCGGCAGTGCGCCGGTGATCAGCGCCTTTGCCACGGTCAGCGGGCAGACCATCAACCTGGCCTGCACCAAGGGCAGTGCCTACACCGTGGGCCTGAACGATGGCCAGAATCCGCTGGGCGTGAGTGGTCGGCGGCGCATGGTGTCTGGTGGCAACTACCTGGCCTACGACATCTTCAAGAGTGCCGGGACCACCCGCTGGGGCAGCGTCGGCAGTGACCGACGCTCCAGCACCGATGCCGAGGTCAACCCCGGCAACGGCCTGGGCACCGGTAGCCAGGTCTTCAATTACAACGCCAGGATCTACACCGACCAGGCCACGCCGCCGGCCGGGACCTACCTGGACAACGTGGTGCTGGATGTGGGGTTCTGAACATCAGGCGCTTTCCAGCGGGCAGGGATTGCTGGCGCGTGGACGCTCCGGGATCAGGCTCCACCACCAGTAGCCCAGCGCCACGGCGTTGATGCTCGCGCCCAGCAGGCAGACACCGGTCCAGCCGGCCCAGGCATAGAGGCTGGTGGCGGCGATGGAACCTGCAGCGCTGCCGATGGAGTAGAACAGCATGTAGCCGGCGGCCAGGCGGCTCTGGGCTTCGGGGCGCACGCTGTAGATCAGGCTCTGGCTGGTGACGTGCACGGCCTGCAGGCCAAGGTCCAGGCCGATCACGCCGAGCAGCAGGGCCCAGAGTGACCACTGGGTGAAGGCGATGGGCAACCAGCACAACAGCATCAGGCCCAAGGCCAGGCCGCTGGTCCACTGGCCCAGGCCGCGATCGGCCAGGTAGCCGGCGCGCGCCGCGCCCAGGGCACCGGCAGCCCCGGCCAGGCCGAACAGGCCGATCTCGGTGTGGCTGAGCGACAGGGGTGGGGCACTCAGGGGGAGCACCAGCGGGGTCCAGAGGGTGGTGGCAGCTGCAAAGATCAACATAGCCAGGACGGCCCGGTCGCGCAGGATCTTCTCTTCCTTGAACAATTGCAGCAATGAGCCCAACAGCTTCACGTAGCCCTGGGTAGCCGGTGGTTGCTCGGCGTTCGGCAACACGCGCCACAGCGCCAGGGCCACCAGCAGGGTCAATCCGGCAGACAGCAGGTACACCGAGCGCCAGCCCGCGAGGTCGGCCATGGTCCCGGCGACAGTGCGTGCCAGGAGGATGCCCAGGACCACGCCGCTGGTGACCACGCCCACCACGCGGCCACGTTGTTCCGGCTGTGCCAGGTTGGCGGCATAGGCCACCAGTACCTGGGTGACGACTGCCAGCAAGCCGATGCACGCCATGCCCAGCAACAGCCAAGTGCCGTTCGGGGCCAAGGCCACGACCAGCAGGGCCAGCACCGACAGCAGCGTCTGGGTGACGATCAGTCGGCGGCGGTTGAGCAGGTCCCCCAGGGGCACCAGCAACAGCAGGCCCAGGCCATAACCCACCTGGGTCAGGGTGATCACGATGCCCACCGTGGCCGCAGGCAAGTCGAAGGTCCGGGCCATGGCATCCAGCAAGGGTTGGGCATAGTAGACGTTGCCCACTGCCAGGCCGCAGGCCATGGCGAACAGCAGCACGACCTTGGTCGAGAGAATCAAGGGGATGGCGTGGTCGGGATCGCGGGACATGACGGGCTCCGTAAGTGGTTTCTTTATAAAACCAGTTGTACGGTAGTGAGCATGGTTTTATATTGCAACTACTTTCACACGGTCGATCGGAGCCTTCCTGCCATGGTCAAACGAACCCGCCTGCAAGACGCCGAATGTCCGGTCGCGCGTTCACTCGATGCGATTGGCGACTGGTGGTCGTTGCTGATCGTGCGTGATGCCTTCGATGGCATCCGCCGCTTTGGCGAATTCCAGCGCAATCTGGGGATGGCCAAGAACATGCTGGCCGCGCGTCTGAAGACCCTGGTGGAGCACGGGGTGCTGGAGGTGGTGCCGGCTTCCGATGGCAGCGCCTACCAGGAGTACGTGCTGACGGACAAGGGCAAGGGCCTGTTCCCGCTGATCATCGGCTTGCGCCAGTGGGGCGAGGCATTTTTCTACGAAGAAGGGGAGGCGCATTCGCGCCTGGTGGACCGCCAGACCCGGCAACCGTTGCAGGCGCTGGAACTGCGTTCCGCCGATGGCCGCCTGCTGGGGCCGGACGATTGCCTGCGGATACCGGTGGCGTGAGGCACAGACGACTGCGCGAAGGGTTCGCGCAGTCGCCGCCAGGGCTCAGCGCAGGCTGTCCGCCAGGTGGGCCACGGTGCTCAGGACATCCTTGCCCAGCTGCATGGAGCGCTTGCCGGACCAGCCGGTGAGCGGGTTGGGCGCGTCATCATGGTCCTTGAACGGCATTTCCAGGGTCAGCGCCAGGCAGTCGTACTTTTCCCCGACGGCATTGCAGGCCAGGGCCATGTTGGCCTGGCCGGGATTATCGCGGGCGTAGCCGTGGGTGGTCTGGAAGTCCCGGGTCTTGTGCTTCAGGTGGCTGCGGAACGCTTCCTCGAGGTCGGCCAGGCGTGGGCTGTAACCCGGGTTGCCCTCGCAGCCGGCGGTGAACACATGGGGGATTTCCTCGTCGCCATGGACATCGAGGAACAGGTCGACCCCGTACTGCTCCATCTGTTGCTGGACGAACAGCACTTCCGGGCTGAGTTCCTGGCTGGCGTTCTGCCAAGCGCGGTTGAGGTCCTGGCCCCTGGCGTTGGTACGCAGGTGGCCATGGAGTGCGCCGTCCGGGTTCATGTTCGGCACCAGGTACAGGTCGGCCTTGGCCAGCAGGGCGTTGAGCTCGGCGTCGTCATGGCGTTGCAGACGCTCGATCACTCCTTCCATGAACCACTCGGCCATGTGTTCGCCAGGGTGCTGCTGGGCGATGATCCAGACCTTGCGCTGGCCGGGTGCGCCGCTGCCCTTGCGCAGCAGTTGGATGTCGCGGCCTTCGACGCTCTTGCCCACGGCCAGCAGGTCAGTCCCAGCCTTGTTCATGGCCTGTTCGATCAGCCAGTCATGGCGGCCGCGGCTGTAGGGCTCGAAGTAGGCGAACCAGGCGTGGGTCTGGGTGGCTTCGAGATTGAAGCGCAGGGCATCGCCTTCGAAAATCGTTGGTATGCGAAACCAGTTCACATGATCGTAGGACGCAACGGCCTGGTAACCGGTCCAGGCCTTGTTGTAGGAGGACTGGCTGGCGTTGGTCAGGCGGAACCAGTGTTCCTGGCCGACATGCAGGCCGCTGGCCTTGAAGTGAAACCACTGGAAGTGCGCACTCTGGGTGTCCGGGCGGATGGCCAGTTGCACTTGCAACGGATTGCTGATGTCCAGTACGTCGATGTTGCCGCTGTCGAAGTCGGCGCTGATTTGAAAAGAAGAGTGATTGCCCACGGTCATGGTCGGTTCCCGAACAGGATTGTTGTGACCGTTACTCTACACATCGGAGGGGGTAAAAGAAGGGGGGCGTCGTCCTTGACGCTGAGGAAGCTTAGTGTGTATGCGATTGATTCTCAAGCGCTACTTTTGAATTTCGACACGTGTGCGATTGGCAGCAACTTGCAAAAGGGCATTGTTTTGCTATCATCGCCGCCATTATTTTTGCGTCACCCACGTCTTCATTAGCCTGAAGCCAAGCCAGCATGACTGGCAAAAAAAAGACCCGGCGAAAAAGCCGGGTCAAAAACCGTGATTAGCCTGATGAGGAGATAATCCAAAGGTCCGACCTAAGGTCCTTTGGGTCATCGACTGATCTCGCGATCAGTTGCCTGCAATAATAATCATTATCATTTGCAAGTCAAACGTTTTTCCCTGCCTGCTCGAATTTTTTTCATTCACCATTTCCCTGCCCCCGTCCGGGACCGCAGGGCGTCTGCATGTCATGCGGATTCATGTCGCTGGCCTTCCAGGGACTTGTCCACCAGGGCCTTGGCTAGATCGATCATGTGCACCACCGAGAACGCCAGGTCCCGATTGGGCCCGTGCAGGTTGTCGGCTGCATCGTAGGCAGTGGCTGCGGCGCAGCGCAGCAGATCGGAGGCGTGGATCATCGCTTCCTCGCTGCTCAGGCTGCTTCTTATCTCGAAGAATTTCTCCTCCTTGCCGATATCGCCGTGGGGCGGTTTCAGGTAATAGTCCATTGCTCGTCGCGCTGCGTGGCTGCCCTTGAGTGAGCTCAATGTGGCCTCTGTATCGAGTTCCGGCACGTCCTTGCTGCTTGTGTTCATGGGTTCTGCCTTGTCTTGAGAAAAGGAAAAGAGGGGGCAGGTACAGGTTAATACGTATTGTAATTGTGACGCCATTTCAAATACTACAACTTGTGTGTTGAGGCGGAAAGTACACAACGTATTGTTCCGCCCATGGATAAATGGATCGAGTTGGTCAAGGCCAACATGAAAGGCCGCAAGGTCACGCAGGAAAAGCTCGCCGAGCGCCTGGGCATGTCCCAAGGCGGCATCGGTCATTGGCTGAGCAAGCGGCGCCAGCCCAAGATCGAAGACATGAACCGGGTGCTGGAAGAGATCGGCATGGGTTTTCTCGAAGTGGTGCTGGTGGTCCGCGAGAAACCGCAGCTCGGCGATGATGGCGAACCGCTGGAGCAGGAACCTTCGCTGGTGGATCGCTACAATCCGTACTTCCGTTATCCGGTCAGCGACTGGCGCACTGCCGGTGAGCTTCGTGAAGACGGAATGCCGGGCTATGTGCCGGAGCGCTACGAACTGTCCGATTACCAGGCTCAGGGCCCGGCGTTCTGGTTGAGGGTGGTGGGGGATGCGATGATCGCGCCCAGTGGCATGAGCATCAGCCAGGGGATGTTGATCCTGGTAGACCCGGCCATTGCGGTCGAGCCCGGTAAACTGGTGGTCGTGCAGTGTCCCGGCAGCAGCGAGGCGATCTTTCGCAAGTTGGTGCAGGAGGGCGGCCAGCGTTACCTCGTGCCTTTGAATCCCACTTATCCGAAGATGCTCTATGTCGACGATTGCCGGGTCATTGGCGTCGTCGTGCAAGCGACCGCGAAGTTCTGAGATCCCAATAATCTGAAAAGCCCCTTCCTGCCAGCAGGAAGGGGCTTTTTCATGTCGGTATTACTCCAGCTCCACCAGCGCGCTGCCTTCGCTGACCATCTCGCCTTCCTGGCAATACAGCGCCTTGACGACCCCGGCCTGGGGTGCACGGATACTGTGTTCCATCTTCATGGCTTCGAGCACCACCAGTTGCGCACCGGCTTCGACACTCTGGCCGACGTCCACCATAACCCTGACGATGCTGCCGTTCATGGGGGCGCTAAGGCCACCGTGCTGGCTGTGGCTGGCATCGACTGCAGCAATCGGGTCGTAGGCGGTGACGCTGTGCATCTCGCCCTGCCAGTGCAGGTACAGGGTTTCGCCACGGCGGATGGCCCGGTGCTGGCGGTGCACGCCTTGGCGCTCCACCAGCAGGTTTTCATCCTGCAACCGGTAGTCGGCACCAGGGGCGCCCAGGCTGATGGCTCGCTCCTGGCCGTCGACGCTCAGGTGCAGGGCGATCTGCGCTGGCAAGCCGCTGCGCCAGCCATCGACCGCCGCCCAGGGCGAATACGGATCGTCCTGGCGCTCGCGCCGTGCCTGGCTTTGGCTGTAGGCCTGGGCCGCCGCCTGCCAGAAGTCCTCGTCCAGTTCGCGGGCTGCCGGCAGTAGTTGTTCCTGGTAGCGCGGAATGAAGCCGGTATCCAGTTGTGCATCGGCGAAGGCCGGATGGGCGATGATGCGCCGCAGGAAGGCCAGGTTGGTCTTCAGGCCGCCGATGGCGAACTCGTCGAGCATGCTCAGCAGGCGCAGGCGGGCCTGTTCGCGGTCCTCGCCCCAGGCGATCAGCTTGCCCAGCATCGGGTCGTAGAACGGCGACACGCTGTCGCCTTCCTCGACGCCGCTGTCCACTCGCCGGCCAGGGCCGCTGGCCGATTCGCGGTACAGCTCCAGGCGGCCGGTGGCCGGCAGGAAGTCGTTGCCCGGGTCTTCGGCGTACAGGCGCACTTCGATGGCATGTCCCAGCAGCGGCACCTGATCCTGAGTCATGGGCAGGGTTTCGCCGCGGGCCACGCGGATCTGCCAGGCCACCAGGTCCAGGCCAGTGATGGCCTCGGTGACCGGGTGTTCCACTTGCAGGCGGGTGTTCATTTCCATGAAGAAGAACTCGCCGCGGGCGTCGAGCAGGAACTCCACGGTACCGGCGCCGACATAGCCGATGGCCTGGGCGGCGCGCACGGCGGCCTCGCCCATGGCCTTGCGCAATTCGGCGCTCAGGCCTGGGGCCGGGGCTTCTTCCACCACTTTCTGGTGGCGACGCTGGATCGAGCAGTCACGCTCGTTGAGGTACAGGCAGTTGCCGTGCTGGTCGGCAAAGACCTGGATCTCCACGTGCCGTGGCTTGAGCAGGTATTTTTCCACCAGCATCCGCGAATCGCCGAACGACGACTGTGCTTCACGCTGGGCCGAGGCCAGGGCTTCGGCCAGCTGGCTGACGTCCTCCACCACCTTCATGCCCTTGCCGCCGCCACCGGCAGTGGCCTTGAGCAGCACCGGGTAGCCGATGCGCTCGGCGGCGCTGCGGAAGGTCTCCAGGTCCTGGGCTTCGCCGTGGTAACCCGGCACCAGCGGCACGCCGGCGGTCTCCATCAGGGCCTTGGCCGCCGACTTGCTGCCCATGGCATCGATGGCCGAGGCGGGGGGGCCAAGGAAGATCAGCCCGGCGGCTTCGATCGCGCGGGCAAACCCGGCATTCTCGGAAAGAAATCCATAACCGGGGTGGATGGCCTGGGCGCCGCTGGCCTTGGCGGCGGCGATCAGTTTATCGATCTGCAGGTAGCTTTCGCTGGCCTTGCTGCCGCCCAGGTCAACCCGGATATCCGCCTCGCGGCTGTGCCGGGCATCGCGGTCGGTGGCACTGTGCACGGCGACGGTGGTCAGGCCCAGGGCCTTGGCGGTGCGCATCACGCGGCAGGCGATCTCGCCGCGGTTGGCCACCAGCAGGGTATCTAGAACAGGGGCGTTCATCAGCGGGACTCCTTGGTCGAGGTCTCGGTCTGCCAGCTGGGTGGGCGTTTCTCCAGGAACGCCCGCAGACCTTCCTGGCCTTCGGGGCTGACCCGGATCCGTGCAATTGCGTTTTCGCAGTAGCGACGCAGGGCCGTGGTCAGGGCGCCGTTGCCCACTTCACGCAGCAGCTCCTTGCTGGCGCGCATGGCCTGGGGGCTGTTGAGCAGCAGGTTGTCGATCCAGCGCGAGACCTGTTGCTCCAGTTCCGCTGCGGGATAACTCTCGGCCAGCAGGCCGATGTCCCGCGCACGCGGGCCATCGAAGCGCTCGGCGGTGAGGGCGTAGCGCCGGGCCGCACGTTCGCCGATGGCCTGGACCACGAACGGGCTGATCACGGCCGGCGCCAGGCCGATGCGCACTTCCGACAAACAGAATTGTGCGTCGTCGCTGGCGATGGCCATGTCACAGCAGCCGATCAGGCCCAGGGCGCCGCCAAAGGCTGCGCCTTGCACCACGGCCAGGGTCGGGATCTTCAGCTTGGCCAGGTTGTACATCAGCTCCGCCAGTTCCCGGGCGTCGTCGAGGTTGGTGTTGTAGTCCAGTTCAGCCGATTGCTGCATCCAGGCCAGGTCGGCACCGGCGCTGAAATGCCGGCCACGACCGCGCAGCAACAGAAAGCGCAGGCCAGGGTCGCCTTGTACCTGATCCAGGGCCAGGATCAGTTCACGGATCATCTCGGCGTTGAAGGCGTTGTTCTTTTCTTCACGGCTGAGCCACAAGGTGGCGAAGCCACGAGGATCGCGCAGCAGTTCCAGGGTATTGAAGTCGTTCATGATCTTCTCGCGCAGGATTACATGCGGAACACGCCGAAACGGCTCTGTTCGATAGGGGCGTTGAGGGACACGGACAACGCCAGGGCCAGCACTTCGCGGGTTTGCGCCGGGTCGATGACGCCGTCGTCCCACAGCCGTGCGCTGGAGTAGTAGGGGTGCCCCTGGTGCTCGTACTGATCGAGGATCGGTTGCTTGATCTGTGCTTCCTGGGCGGCGTCGAAGCCTTGCCCACTGCGCTCGGCCTGCTCGCGCTTGACCTGTACCAGCACGCCGGCAGCCTGCTCGGCGCCCATCACGCCGATCCGCGCATTGGGCCACATCCACAGGAAGCGTGGGTCGTAGGCGCGTCCGCACATGCCGTAGTTCCCGGCCCCGAAGCTGCCACCGATGATCACGGTGAATTTCGGCACCTGGGCGCAGGCCACTGCGGTCACCAGCTTGGCGCCGTGCTTGGCGATGCCGCCGGCCTCGTACTTCTGGCCGACCATGAACCCCGTGATGTTCTGCAGGAACAACAGCGGGATGCCACGTTGGCAGGCCAGCTCGATGAAGTGCGCGCCTTTTTGCGCCGCTTCGGCGAAGAGGATGCCGTTGTTGGCCAGGATCGCCACCGGGTAGCCATGCAGGTGGGCAAAACCGCACACCAGCGTGGTGCCGAACAGCGCCTTGAATTCATCGAACAGCGAACCGTCCACCAGGCGGGCGATGACTTCGCGTACATCGAACGGCTGCTTGGGGTCGGCCGGTACCACACCGTAGAGTTCGTCGCGGGCATACAGCGGGGCGATCGGCGTGCGTTGCTGCAACTGGCCCTGCTTGTGCCAGTTGAGGTTGGCCACGCTGCGTCGAGCCAGGGCCAGGGCATGCTCGTCGCTTTCGGCGTAGTGGTCGGCGACCCCGGAGACCTTGCAGTGCACGTCGGCGCCGCCCAGGTCCTCGGCGCTCACCACCTCACCGGTAGCGGCTTTCACCAGGGGAGGGCCGGCGAGGAAGATGGTGGCTTGTTCGCGGACCATGATCG
Coding sequences:
- a CDS encoding molecular chaperone, coding for MMAGVCSSVPGAWAASSVLIWPIDPVLEADQQASALWLENRGSETANLQIRVFAWSQSGYVDQYQNQRDVIGSPPVAKIEPGQKQLVRLTRTREIPPGQELAYRIIIDEIPSATPATSGGEDKSVAAIRFQMRYSVPLFAYGAGLWSKEDTTRPRDPKSIGVPDLSWRKVAADGKTFVELRNQGAVHARLTDVAFKQGGQTRPLAPGLLGYVLPGAVMRWPVAESLAAESSLLLRVNGAPQVQDLAPSR
- a CDS encoding fimbria/pilus outer membrane usher protein, with product MSQEPARRSRRLQGALVGLWGLLLGAGLQAGELPPPPSSLEAVADAQLYLELVINQMNTGKVVAVQQRAGRLAVAAQALEENGIKLPTGQAGEVDLDGVPGLHSQYDSQGQRLLLEVPSDWLPEQFIGSRQAYPRTPALSSFGALLNYDLYLNDTDDGGTYLAAGNELRLFDTWGTLSSSGQYRRTISGSQGASLNNGYRRYDTTWRFSDDERLLTYEAGDLVSGALPWSSSVRLGGVQLSRDFAVRPDLVTYPLPQFAGQAAVPSSVDLFINGYKSSSAELQPGPYTLTNIPFINGAGEAVVVTTDALGRQVSTTVPFYVTSSLLQQGLTDFSVAAGTLRRDYTLRDFGYGPGVTSASLRHGLNDSLTLESHAEASQSLALGGLGGNLRLGQFGVLNTAFSQSRFDGNGGQQLSVGYQYSSQRYSLSYQRVQRRDQYADLTVVDSPYTSLSRRSEQLTLSLNLERFGSLGAGYFDVRAADSTRTRLLNLTWSKPLWRSSSFYLSANREIGDSQWAMQAQLVVPFDLHGSLSLSNERSKAGENRQRVNFSRSVPLEGGLGYNLGYATGDGPDYRQADVTWRLQSVRLQAGVYGTSEAETRWADASGSLVWMDHQVFAANRIDDAFVVVSTAGYKDIPVRYENQLVGQTDKNGHLLVPWSSAYYRGKYEIDPLNLPANVQSPNVEQRVAVRRGSGYLLEFPLTRVIAASIVLVDAQQRELPLGSTVTHQQSGARAVVGWDGLVYLENLSAHNSLAVSLADGSRCQAQFDIDLQQQQIPLVGPLVCQ
- a CDS encoding spore coat protein U domain-containing protein; amino-acid sequence: MTWGQRLLGLLACLLASSAQALCSTVSTTPAGFGTVSSILVRTTSQPASTTNAGLRCTGSLLSLLATNDHFYATITSSTSGLVGPTGDIINYTLYANNSTSYPIARGVAFDFARNSIIDLLGLLGSPTVAKTVPIYLGTLTGSNVAAGVYTENLSILWSWNYCSGIAALGICLGRDIGSGTQSLTVTLTVANDCVITAPNISFGSAPVISAFATVSGQTINLACTKGSAYTVGLNDGQNPLGVSGRRRMVSGGNYLAYDIFKSAGTTRWGSVGSDRRSSTDAEVNPGNGLGTGSQVFNYNARIYTDQATPPAGTYLDNVVLDVGF
- a CDS encoding MFS transporter, whose translation is MSRDPDHAIPLILSTKVVLLFAMACGLAVGNVYYAQPLLDAMARTFDLPAATVGIVITLTQVGYGLGLLLLVPLGDLLNRRRLIVTQTLLSVLALLVVALAPNGTWLLLGMACIGLLAVVTQVLVAYAANLAQPEQRGRVVGVVTSGVVLGILLARTVAGTMADLAGWRSVYLLSAGLTLLVALALWRVLPNAEQPPATQGYVKLLGSLLQLFKEEKILRDRAVLAMLIFAAATTLWTPLVLPLSAPPLSLSHTEIGLFGLAGAAGALGAARAGYLADRGLGQWTSGLALGLMLLCWLPIAFTQWSLWALLLGVIGLDLGLQAVHVTSQSLIYSVRPEAQSRLAAGYMLFYSIGSAAGSIAATSLYAWAGWTGVCLLGASINAVALGYWWWSLIPERPRASNPCPLESA
- a CDS encoding winged helix-turn-helix transcriptional regulator — its product is MVKRTRLQDAECPVARSLDAIGDWWSLLIVRDAFDGIRRFGEFQRNLGMAKNMLAARLKTLVEHGVLEVVPASDGSAYQEYVLTDKGKGLFPLIIGLRQWGEAFFYEEGEAHSRLVDRQTRQPLQALELRSADGRLLGPDDCLRIPVA
- a CDS encoding M14-type cytosolic carboxypeptidase, whose protein sequence is MTVGNHSSFQISADFDSGNIDVLDISNPLQVQLAIRPDTQSAHFQWFHFKASGLHVGQEHWFRLTNASQSSYNKAWTGYQAVASYDHVNWFRIPTIFEGDALRFNLEATQTHAWFAYFEPYSRGRHDWLIEQAMNKAGTDLLAVGKSVEGRDIQLLRKGSGAPGQRKVWIIAQQHPGEHMAEWFMEGVIERLQRHDDAELNALLAKADLYLVPNMNPDGALHGHLRTNARGQDLNRAWQNASQELSPEVLFVQQQMEQYGVDLFLDVHGDEEIPHVFTAGCEGNPGYSPRLADLEEAFRSHLKHKTRDFQTTHGYARDNPGQANMALACNAVGEKYDCLALTLEMPFKDHDDAPNPLTGWSGKRSMQLGKDVLSTVAHLADSLR
- a CDS encoding DUF6124 family protein, which translates into the protein MNTSSKDVPELDTEATLSSLKGSHAARRAMDYYLKPPHGDIGKEEKFFEIRSSLSSEEAMIHASDLLRCAAATAYDAADNLHGPNRDLAFSVVHMIDLAKALVDKSLEGQRHESA
- a CDS encoding LexA family protein, which produces MDKWIELVKANMKGRKVTQEKLAERLGMSQGGIGHWLSKRRQPKIEDMNRVLEEIGMGFLEVVLVVREKPQLGDDGEPLEQEPSLVDRYNPYFRYPVSDWRTAGELREDGMPGYVPERYELSDYQAQGPAFWLRVVGDAMIAPSGMSISQGMLILVDPAIAVEPGKLVVVQCPGSSEAIFRKLVQEGGQRYLVPLNPTYPKMLYVDDCRVIGVVVQATAKF